One Campylobacter sp. MG1 genomic window carries:
- a CDS encoding GGDEF domain-containing protein translates to MFEFVFYTLFEKSYTTYFEFASLFLLIFFCIDGYKLIFYDSLTKLLNRRAFDKAIITKNDIICLIGVDCFKNINEKYGIDAGDFVLKKLASVLKDNYKQIYRFGGDEFIIIFNNIEFKDCILELDNIRKVISNYDFSFGKNKIKLTISAGLSQVFDDKFSALKKANEYLYTAKSNGRNRVIYGK, encoded by the coding sequence ATGTTTGAATTTGTTTTTTATACTTTATTTGAAAAATCATATACTACTTATTTTGAATTTGCATCTTTATTTTTATTAATATTCTTTTGTATTGATGGGTATAAACTTATTTTTTATGATAGTTTAACAAAGTTATTAAATCGTAGAGCTTTTGATAAAGCTATTATTACAAAAAATGATATTATTTGTTTGATAGGGGTTGATTGTTTTAAGAATATTAATGAAAAATATGGAATTGATGCTGGTGATTTTGTTTTAAAAAAATTAGCATCAGTACTAAAGGATAATTATAAGCAAATTTATAGATTTGGTGGAGATGAATTTATAATTATTTTTAATAATATTGAATTTAAAGATTGTATATTAGAATTAGATAATATAAGAAAAGTTATTAGTAATTATGATTTTAGTTTTGGTAAAAATAAAATCAAATTAACTATAAGTGCTGGGCTTTCTCAAGTTTTTGATGATAAATTTAGTGCTTTGAAAAAGGCTAATGAGTATTTA
- a CDS encoding ABC-F family ATP-binding cassette domain-containing protein gives MVEIKSLTMRYPTGLLFENVNLSLKRGEKYGLIGANGAGKSTFLKIIAGELEATSGEVSFENGVRYGVLEQNQFAYEEFSLKDAVLYGNKRLYNAVKEKENIYATCTDYTDEINNRLSELEMICAEEDPNYEYDTRCEKILSSLNLHNYDELMKNVQTSDKFKVLIAQVLFAKPDVLFLDEPTNNLDLDAINWLENELKRHDGTMVVISHDRFFLNSICTRMLDVDFKQIREFAGNYDDWYMQSTLIKRQKEASLAKNLKEKEALEKFIARFSANASKARQATSRAKNLAKLDVSEIEISSRRDPSILFRCNREIGNEVLELNNISKAYDKQLFKNLNLKVNKGDKIAIIGASGAGKSTLAKIIIGELQPDNGCVKMGATIEPSYFPQDTSSKICENLKLYDYLISEKHKDIDEIRKCLGRMLFSGVDQEKMAKDLSGGEKHRLMLSKIMLEKGNFILLDEPNNHLDLEAIISLGEALYEYGGVAICISHDRELINSFANRIWQLENGNLIDFHGTYEEFLEKNEVKV, from the coding sequence ATGGTAGAAATCAAATCACTTACTATGAGATACCCTACGGGATTATTATTTGAAAATGTAAATTTAAGCTTAAAAAGAGGCGAAAAATATGGACTTATCGGTGCAAACGGGGCTGGAAAATCAACATTTTTAAAAATTATAGCAGGAGAACTTGAAGCAACTAGCGGAGAAGTTAGTTTTGAAAATGGCGTAAGATACGGCGTGTTAGAGCAAAATCAATTTGCGTATGAAGAATTTAGTTTAAAAGATGCAGTTTTATATGGAAACAAAAGACTTTATAATGCAGTAAAAGAAAAAGAAAATATATATGCAACTTGCACGGATTATACCGATGAAATAAATAATCGCTTAAGCGAACTTGAAATGATTTGTGCAGAAGAAGACCCAAATTATGAATACGATACTAGATGTGAAAAAATATTAAGCTCTTTAAATCTTCATAATTATGATGAACTTATGAAAAATGTTCAAACAAGTGATAAATTTAAAGTTCTAATCGCACAGGTATTATTTGCTAAACCTGATGTGTTATTTTTAGATGAGCCTACGAATAACCTTGATTTAGACGCTATTAATTGGCTAGAAAATGAACTAAAACGCCACGATGGAACAATGGTTGTAATTTCTCACGATAGATTTTTCTTAAATAGTATTTGCACAAGAATGCTTGATGTAGATTTCAAACAAATTCGTGAATTTGCAGGAAATTACGATGATTGGTATATGCAAAGCACACTTATTAAAAGACAAAAAGAAGCAAGTCTTGCTAAGAATTTAAAAGAAAAAGAAGCTTTAGAAAAATTTATAGCTCGTTTTAGCGCAAATGCTTCTAAAGCAAGACAAGCAACAAGTCGTGCAAAAAACTTAGCAAAACTTGATGTAAGCGAAATAGAGATTTCAAGTAGGCGTGACCCATCAATTTTATTTAGATGTAATAGAGAAATTGGTAATGAAGTTTTAGAACTAAACAATATAAGTAAAGCTTATGATAAGCAACTATTTAAAAACTTAAATCTTAAAGTAAATAAAGGCGATAAAATAGCAATAATTGGAGCAAGTGGAGCCGGAAAAAGCACTTTAGCAAAAATAATCATAGGTGAGCTTCAACCTGATAATGGGTGTGTAAAAATGGGTGCTACAATTGAACCTAGTTACTTTCCGCAAGACACATCAAGTAAAATTTGTGAAAATTTGAAACTATATGACTATTTAATTAGCGAAAAACATAAAGATATTGATGAAATTCGTAAATGCTTGGGTAGAATGTTGTTTAGTGGAGTCGATCAGGAAAAAATGGCAAAGGATTTAAGTGGTGGTGAAAAACACAGGCTCATGTTAAGTAAGATAATGCTTGAAAAAGGTAACTTTATTTTACTTGACGAGCCAAATAACCACCTTGACCTTGAAGCTATTATTTCTCTTGGCGAAGCATTGTATGAGTATGGTGGTGTTGCTATTTGTATTAGCCACGATAGAGAATTGATTAATTCTTTTGCTAATCGTATATGGCAACTAGAAAATGGAAATTTAATTGATTTTCATGGAACTTATGAAGAGTTTTTAGAGAAAAATGAGGTAAAAGTATGA